A window from Pan paniscus chromosome 14, NHGRI_mPanPan1-v2.0_pri, whole genome shotgun sequence encodes these proteins:
- the LOC134728408 gene encoding putative ankyrin repeat domain-containing protein 20A12, protein MIKSICREKRYSQKKVIVFRNSPNDLSQTQQQIKEMKETYENAEAKVNNSTGKWSCVEERICQLQHENPCIEQQLDDVHQKEDHKEIVTNIQRGFIESGKKDLMLEEKNKKVMNECDHLKESLFQYEREKAERVVVVRQLQQEAADSLKKLTMLESPLEGISHYHINLDETQVPKKKLFQVESQVCMELSMSTVIL, encoded by the exons ATGATAAAGAGCATCTGCAGAG AAAAGAGATACTCTCAGAAAAAAGTCATTGTCTTTAGAAACTCTCCAAACGACCTAAGCCAAACACAGCagcaaataaaggaaatgaaagagacaTATGAAAATGCAGAAGCTAAAGTGAATAATTCCACTGGAAAGTGGAGCTGTGTAGAAGAGAGGATATGTCAACTCCAACATGAAAATCCGTGCATTGAACAGCAACTAGATGATGTTCATCAGAAAGAGGATCATAAAGAGATAGTAACTAATATCCAAAGAGGCTTTATTGAGAGTGGAAAGAAAGACCTCAtgctagaagagaaaaataagaaggtaatgaatgaatgtgatcatttaaaagaaagtctctttcaatatgagagagagaaagcagaaagagtA gtGGTTGTGAGACAACTTCAACAAGAAGCGGCTGACAGCCTAAAAAAATTAACTATGTTAGAGTCTCCACTGGAAGGTATATCACATTATCACATTAATTTGGATGAGACACAGGtcccaaagaagaaattatttcaagtgGAAAGTCAAGTATGTATGGAACTTAGCATGTCAACTGTTATTCTGTAG